A window of the Dasypus novemcinctus isolate mDasNov1 chromosome 15, mDasNov1.1.hap2, whole genome shotgun sequence genome harbors these coding sequences:
- the CCDC70 gene encoding coiled-coil domain-containing protein 70, translating to MFPFKMSEWMVLACFQSVVVSSPNIRQKKLIHKLQEEKAFRDEMKIFREKIEDFREEMWNFQYKIRVFRGHILGFWEEERPFWEVEKTFWREEDAFWEMEKCFREEEKTFWEKYRTFRKEDEAFWKEDNALWERDRNLFQEDKALWEEEKALWVEETALLEEEKALWEDKKSLWEEENALWEEEKALWVEGGGHIAEELIPVNWFSNGNGGLQLPAFYRGWA from the coding sequence ATGTTTCCCTTCAAGATGAGCGAGTGGATGGTGCTTGCTTGTTTCCAGTCAGTGGTTGTCTCCTCGCCCAACATTCGCCAGAAGAAACTAATTcacaagctccaggaagaaaagGCCTTTCGGGATGAGATGAAGATTTTCCGTgagaaaatagaagacttcagGGAAGAGATGTGGAATTTCCAATACAAGATCCGTGTTTTCCGGGGTCATATATTGGGCTTTTGGGAAGAGGAGAGACCTTTCTGGGAAGTAGAGAAAACCTTCTGGAGAGAGGAAGATgctttctgggaaatggaaaaaTGTTTCCGGGAAGAAGAGAAAACCTTTTGGGAAAAATACCGCACCTTCAGGAAGGAAGATGAGGCCTTCTGGAAAGAGGACAATGCCCTATGGGAAAGAGACCGGAACCTATTCCAGGAGGACAAGGCCCTGTGGGAAGAAGAAAAAGCCCTGTGGGTTGAGGAAACAGCCCTCCTTGAGGAGGAGAAGGCATTGTGGGAGGATAAAAAGTCCCTCTGGGAGGAAGAGAACGCCCTttgggaggaggagaaggcatTGTGGGTAGAAGGTGGCGGCCATATTGCTGAGGAGCTGATACCTGTAAACTGGTTCTCCAATGGCAATGGAGGGCTCCAATTACCAGCCTTCTACCGAGGCTGGGCATGA